The following is a genomic window from Episyrphus balteatus chromosome 1, idEpiBalt1.1, whole genome shotgun sequence.
ATGCaccatttaagaaaaaacagcAGCACTGGCGAATATGCTAGTCCTcaacatatttatttaacaataGAGCCCAAACACTGAATTTCCATTGAATACCTCCTCACATTGTATACAATATCACAGAAAAATCCCATCCAGATCTATTTAAAGGAATGAAacgtttttaaaatgttaacaacTATTAACTGAAGAATCatagcattgaaaaaaaaaaaaaaccttttccaAAATTGCAACAATTTTTGCTATGAATCATTTCCAAAATCACTTTCGGTCTTAACTTAGAAATTCGttatttagagttttttttatctaagaAAAATGCAAAGCTTTAACCACTTCTGCTCATGAAGGCCGAGTCTAtcagaaataattgatttttttactcatataaaatatgtttagatcgaaaaatttcacaatttgaaatcaaaccaaagtggaatttttttattaatttattttatttttgctttttaaaaatgcaagAAAGCAAGTGGTTTACTATAGCAAAGTTTAAAATTCGGGTGGCATAAAAAAACGCAGAAAGTATAAACTTCAGTTGTGTTCTACAAATCGtcggcggaaagcaaaattgttctaaatccacttttttactaaaaatgagataatgatatgttttactaatttgggggtactctttccgaatttgaaaatcgtttttatctaaaacaaattttcagcagataatataattaaaagggacatagaacaattaaAACAGGTAAGTTACCTTCTGAAAATGagacccgagtattcttgattgttctaagtctcatcatattttgttctaagtccacttattatttaaagaaagtgcgtacttgtataggaattgttctatgtccaattttgggtttttagtttttaaaactataaaaaaatagtttgtatttattaatgaaGAAAACTTGTATTAATGGTTTCTTCAAAAggaaagaacaaactttataaaaaacataaattgaattagcgacgagcaaaaaaataccgctttcaattaatttgaatcttaaaaattgtcccctgtaaaatttgctcaTTGATTCATTCAATTagctttttctgttttttttttgtgttcaatcTACTTTTGAGTGTAAAATATTagcaatttttagttttaaaatctgTCTGCTTTCAACCTGATTCTGAACCAAATTTAAACTCACTGACACTCAAATTACTCCCTCCGGAGCGACGATATAAATAACATTAACATACTTTTTATATTCGAATGTACTCAAATTCATACATCTTCCGGCTAACTTATAATCATaatcactttttttctttaactccagaaaattaaataaaaaatttgtatgaaaagcaTATCAATTGCTTAAAATTAATCCAGAGTATTTGCTTTTAAAGCATTAGTTACGACATTGTGTTTGTTGTGCTTTATTGCATATTTGTATTGAAAtggtaacttaaaaaaaaaaatgaaatgttaattttaataaaatttggaaaatatatTAGCTACAAACATTAAATTGCATATTATgtgcaataataataaaaaacataaagcttaaaagaagaaataaaaacaattaaaattatgtacaataaaaataaaaatcaaaagaaaaaaaattaaaaataaaaaattaaattaaaaaaaaaactaaataaatttacCATAGACCGAAGCTGTCTCAAATTCTTGCAATAATTCCACAGGGAAATCATCAGAGACAGTCAAACTGGGATAATCATGTTGCGAAGAACTATCACGTCCAAACGAAGTTTTAGCAAAATGTCCACTTCCTCCTGATGCATTAACACTTCCAATATTCGCTGTACTCTGCGGACCCAAACTAATGTTTCCGCCACTTGCTATCGAAGCTGATCTTTCTGAACAGGCTACAcgttattatattttgtttttgttttgttttgaaaacacaGAACATACAACATAAGAAAGAAAGGAACaacataaaataatgaaaataataaaatacaactaaaaaataaaaataaaattaaaaaaaaaacacaaaaaggaGACACAcaaaaatgaatcttaaaaaagAGAATAGAATGTGAGCGCACAAAAAGCTGAATCACGAGTGAGAAAGCTGAAGAGAAAAAACAGAGCGAAAAAGACGCAAACGCAAGAAATTCAAAacgaaaaacaatttcaaacctGAACTGAAGATGTTTGTTTCGCCTGGCGGCGGCGAAGATGTGGGCTCAtctcttttcatttcattttcctcaaaattaaCAGAGTCCTGAACGGTTAGTAGAAGTCCACCCAACAGCATGTGGGTATTTTGTGCATCGGTTTCTACTTGTAGGGCATTCATTAGAATATTCACCAGGCGCGGCTTAAGCTGGataaaagtcaaaattctgaaacaaataaaagtcttttatttctttgttggaaatatttaaaaagttactCACTTTTCTGGATGTTCATTATTTAAATCACGAATTTGTAAAGTCTGAAAATGCAATGGCAGCGCTAGCATcgaaagtaaaatattaatcgAAGCTCTTCGTAATTCTATTCTGTTGTAGTTCACTGCCagggattttatttttaaatctttatcaGGCAGCACAACTTCCAAAGCCGATATAAATGCTGGTAATAGAACATGAATTCCATCTAAATCTAAACGGAACAAATCTGAAGAGTTCAACAGAATTGATGCCAAAGTTTCATCACACTCTTTGCTTTCAACTATCTTCATGCACTGCTGTAGAGCCATGTAGAAACGTGCCAAATAAACGGGGAGTATCTCTTCACCAGTTTTCTTCGAACAGAATATCTTACAGAGAGCTCCAATTGCTTCGGCACGTCCTGATTCGAATTTATCTATTGTCAATCCTCGGGGAAGATTTGCAGGATCATTATTAGAATTGGGATGTGACAATGAAATGCTCCCCTTACGATTCTCCATTACCATTGATGATGGTCGTTTGCTGGCCTCAGAAGCTTGACGCTTTGCATTCGCCAACCATGATTCACCACCAATATAAGCAGCTTCAAATAACCATTCACCAAATAGATGAAGTACACTATTGCACAATGGACGAGTTGGTGCCAATGGTGGTCGTGGCTCCGAACCCATGGATGGAAGAGCtttaataggaaaaaaaaatttagtatcaTTTTATAaagattcttttttgtttttacaatttaaaCTACTCGAAGATGGAGGTCCAGATGTTGGTGTGAGTGGCGGTTGAGTGCTTTGTGAACGAGAACTGGTCAACCCAATCAATGCTGCTTTACTTAAACCTTTTGGaagaacaaaattatattactaattttttatcaaaaaagaaaaaaagtaatgataagacaaattcattcaaaaacatCTGTAAAATTAAAAGGGCATTAACGCCCCTCAATCTATATCTACTTTTCCAACtgttatctataaaaaaaaaagtaggaacTGACTTTTCAAATTGATACAAAAacattaagaaaatttaaattaactaggctacagaaaaaattaaaatctacttAATGCTTGTAAAAGAAGTGAAGTAAAAGCataattttttgtaacaaaaacaaataaaattgcattaatATAGTCAAACACTTTAATAGGtaagttatttttaattctttttatttttatttgttttaactgCAATTCAAGTATTTAATAAAGTCATAAgttaaaactaaaacttaaaaccAATTGTAATTAACAAAATAACTGAAGTTTTGAGATGAATGAAACTATAAGCAAATACTAGATTCTATCGCTAATTATCACCATCTTAAAGATTACAAAGgttatataaaatttgataaCTAATCTACTAATTCAATTCTACAAAACAGGTGCTAGGCggttatttaaaagaaatttaacacacaatttttaatgatttttatttttcaaacaaatattttaaatgaatacaAACTTTAAAAGAATTGAAATCAAAGCatagcaaataaataaatagctaAAAGTGGCTTGGCAGTTGTTTAACGCTATCAATAATCAGCATCAGGAACAGGGTAtataagaaaattaatgaaCTATGTAACTTCATTTGTAATAAAGGCTGTCTTTATTTATTCTTTCGGACCCTGACAACCCTAAAATTTTATCTAAGCTAAATTTATAAACACATCTAATGCTTTTTTGTATGGCTCAAAACACTACCTATCACCCAAAGCACCAGTTGTGCACGAAAAGGTATTTTTGATTTGATGACACCAATGCTTGATATCATCGACAATCCAATCCAAAGAAGAAGCTGCTTTGAGTCTTCAACTTCGTAGTACCGTACTTAAAGACTTTTACCCGCActgataataattatttatcatCATGAATAATGCATTAATAATTTCTCCCCAGAAGTGGAAAACCACAAAAATTGTGTCAGTCCCGAAAAAATGCTAATGCGGTTTCCAAATACAAGTTCATATCTTTCATTAATAACATcagaaatattttggaaaaaaaaataattctaaggtTTTAAAATCTTGGCTGTGCATTTTTCCTTTTGAGAACTACACTCGAGACTgcccttttttcaaattttattccgCCATCTCAGAATTTATGTCACATAGATGATTTCTTATTCTTAAACTCCGAATATTTGGAAAGCACgtgcacacgggtgcgaatttgacaggacaaaaatgaaaagtggtcacagaaaagtgtctttataagggtgaaaatacatttttttggaattgtgaatacagtattcgaattcctcggaaaattctacatcaatttcatatatgattttccataaaatagtgggaccgaaaaaagttcaagtgccatgaaaaagtatacaccaaattcacaaaaaagaggtgtgcctataGAGGGTTAAATATGAAAGATTCACGTCTTCCAAAAAATTTGGCTTTGAGAACAATTTATTACAAAGTCGAGTTTGCATgcagaattgttaaaaattgtaCAACGGAGGACTGGCCCATCATGTGTAAGCTCTGTAATCCGGACGAAAGAGAAGATGTGCTTGGGAAAATACCCCATATTTAGCGAAACAAAAAGCATTATCtttggaaataaattgcacgactggggtcgcacgtacttgctcttatgcttaaagtaactataatgttaaagctttttattcaagaaatttaaaattcgatattttgaagaaatttcataagtagtataaaaaaattaaatctgtttttataattaataaaactccgttttaaaatatcttaaaaaaaaaaaacaaatatgccattttatttctcgtataaaaaggtatttttagaaaaaaaattttgaaaattgtaggagccgttttttaaaaaaataattttttatatataaaatttttttaacatttttcaaaaaaaaagttggtatgccattttcaagaaataattaatttacacataaaaacttaatttcaaaatttttcattgatccgttttcaaaaaattgatttttcaaaaaaaaatgttgaaatattttttaaaaaaccaaaaatgcgtttttttttaattttctaaaattttaatattatctttacttacacacttttgtataaaaattttcaattaaatcaggttaattttgtacgagatattcagaaacgaaaaaaaccgttctatgacaggtaccgttaataacggtacaaaaaatattttttttatttaaaaagttggcccttatgtgtagtattacacacaaaaattttaatcaaaatcgttagagccgtttttgaaaaaaattaacttttctatttccgttatatggcaggtaccgttagttttggtcataaaaaaaaaatttcaatttcccctctagggaatcaccaaaaactgctaactaccaagtttgaagaaaatcacttcactcgtttaggctgcagctccagatagagacagacggacagacagacagacagacagacagacagacagacagacagacagacagaattgccggacccacttttttggcattctccatcatcgtaatgtcatgtaaaattgttatctcgagttcgattttttttacgaatcctaaacttgccctatagtacctatatcgcaagtaaaaattgtagatATTAATCGTCCATGGTAGGCAAACTTTCAACGAAGGTAATATAATAAAGAGAATGAGGCACATTTGACTTGGATTTATAAGTCAGAAAATTAAGTTGAAGATCACAAAAAAGACCAATATCTCGGATACTTTTAAGGATGGGTTGATTGTAGAGTAAATATTAAGGAGAGTGAGACAGTTGGTAACGTTAAACCTCCAAGAGTGTAACGAATAACTGCCGTTCAGACTCGGTAGAAAATTTTGGGTTCCCTCTATTCTTCCGACTAATAAACACAGAAATGTTTGAGAGTTGTTAGTCATTAGACCATAGCCTTTCATGGATAAATAGTGCCGCAAGTTTATTTTCGAtatcgattttaaaaaaagatggATTCAAGCCAAGTGAAGAAAATTAAACATCGTCTATTTGTTAATTCAATAGAAATTCAACCATCATTGCAGCTTCCTAATTCATTATTTCTAAAAAGCTGACGAGATGATTACCAGTCGATGTTTGTGTTCGGAAATATTTAACTATAAATTCTTTcctattctttttaatttaatgtttttatttattaaatagaaataaaatgaatGATGTATTTAGGAATTAAtagtcaaaaataatatcttaactAATAAATGGTATGAAATGGTCAATGGACATACACGCAAATGAAAAATTAGTTGAAGAAAACACTCTTTATGATAGAAAAAGCTTAATTTGGAAAATAGGAAAGAATGATTTGGCGATGTCATAAATTCAATCATAAATCCGATATCAGCTTGGAATCCTGAGAAAAAACTATCTCAGAATCCTTTGGTAATGGAAATTTTAATggtgttttcaaataaaatgaattgcttgatattttttttcggtaagGATTCGTAACAAAATGTCGTTTAGGATAGAACAAATGATTGGAGTGaatagaaaaacaacaaaaatgaaacaatgaTCACAGGACAAAACAAGAGTAAAAGAAGAAACTAATCATTAAAAGCATTAAGGACGAGCACAAAAGctgagtttttaaataaaaactacaaACAAATACCACACATTAATGATTTGCTTTCGAAAGAAAAATCAAGTCAAAGATATAAGTTTAAAGACCACACCCTTTTGTTGTGATATAGATGGCGCCACACTAAAAGATTTGGCCAAACGCCTTTGCAATGGTGGCGTTGGTGAATGTGGTAAATGTTCTCCTGTTGCAACACTACTACCTAAACCCGAGGTTGTTGATGTTAATGGAGTTCCATACGACGAACTACTGCTAGCACTAGACGAATGATGGTGATGGCCAATTATAGCGTTAAGAGCATGTGTGGCCGTATTGCCACTTAAGCCACTAAGAAACGAAGAGCCACTACCTTCGGTGGCTCCCGATTTACTACTACTACCACCACCTGCACCAGTACTAAAACCAAACAAATGATGAGTATTATGATTTAAACCAGAACCGCTACCGTGAATGGCATCGCTCAATGATGAACGAATGTCCATTAGATTTGTGATATTTTCATCGTGGCTATGCGATGGCTGATAGATACCTGTAGTAAGCGAAAGTTAAGTTAAGTAATTCATAAAAAAGAGTTAATAAGAATACTGATGAATGTGTTTTGGTAGTGGGTTTAATATTGGTGTGTAACTTACCCAAGAATGCATCGACTTGTGATGAGATTCCTTTTATCGCCTTGAGGAATATTTGAGGAAGGAGCAGTAAACATGGATGTTGATAGGGTTCAGCACCTTTGTCGCGTGTCAGAGCCCATTGCATAAAATGTGAAGACTTGCTTATAACATGCGGATAGCATAGAGCTGTTGGATTTCCAATTGTCCGCAGGAAGCGATACCATGTTTGTGCAATGCAGTCATTTGTTATTCCACTTGGGATTAGTTGTGCATCTTCATCAGCTAAAACAGATATCAGTCTTTTagtcaaaatttaacttctttaaagcttttttctaTATTTACAGATTTTGAGTTCGGGAAATGTAGGTCcatacataaaatttattaatcgtGAGGTTAAAGCTAAATTTACTCGATTCCATTGTTCGATTAAAGCTATTCGATGTCTCCAAAGTAAACAGGATTCTTGAAGCGTCTTCCACAATGATGGCGATGGAAAGCACCGGACACATGCCAAGAGCCAAACTTCAAAGAGTACACTGAGCACACGTTCACAAAGCTGATCACCTACATCATCTTTGACTGTTGGCGGAGCCAAAAGGATTTCATTGATTGCCAGCAGGAACAAAAGTAACGATTCCCATGTGTCACGATTCATTGTTTGTGATATTTGTGCAGTTTGTTGGAGGGTTCGCAGAACTCGATGACAAAGAACTGCTTGTCGATTGATTTTATCAGCACCTATGTATAAGGAATTACATTATTATAAGTTCAAGTTTTCGTAACTAGAGGATTGTTAGGGGATTTAAACACATACCCAGTGGTTGATACAAAAAAGGTAAGACTtgcaaaagattaaaaaaataattagtgtttttagaGAAAGAGTTTATAGAAAATTTAGTTTGTCAAGAAATATCTGTTTGGATGAGGGATGAGGATGCTTAGTTTctcttacagaaaaaaaaaaaaaaaacaacataaacacGTGTCTCACTTAAATTCACTCCAAATCTAGTTGTTTAAAGAAGAAGAACCTTTCTAATGGATCAAATTAACCCGAGTCACacatttgttataaataattCTAGAGAGCTTCTAGATAATTGAAGAGTGATTTTAGGATTTTTGGTTCGATAACGAGCATATTTAAAAAGAGAATGCTGATGAAGATAAAAACTATAGGGAAGATGATATAACCGCCCCCGACTCGTACTCTCCTTTCCTAAAACACacaatcatttattttatgtgaGTGTTTGGTGTGttggtttcattaaaaatgcaCGTCGAAAATTACAATATGGGATTTTTGCTTCTCATTTCAGCTTGtagtgtaaaacaaaaaaacacctgAAAATTCGTTTCTCTAGGTGAAACCTCCTATATGCAATCACTTCTGCTGTGGACTAAACGAATTTATAAGGCCGGATGTTTTTCAGTGTTAAGAAATGTAATAGTACAAGTAAAGGCGGACTTAGATTCCGTTCATAGCAGTTAGGAAAGAGACCAAGTCAGTGACTACACCAACTACGTCAGCGACTCCAAAAATCAATAGGTGTTTGAAAAAGTTTATCAGTTTGAATAAATACTTCATGAAGTCCAATTGGTCGGACGTATTGACAGTTGTGtaagtttaaaaagaaaaataggcTCAAGAGATTACCACTACTATGACCAAAAGTTAATGGtccaaacgaaatatgctgaaagACCATCTTTAGGACTTTtcgaatttggtaacttgttcattctaaatccttacggtttttcattatatgcagttcttgtgaaatttctaaaaacatCTACTTTGAACTAGTATTTTGCTTCCCCTgtccattattgatttttatttttttacaattactaaaatattgatgaatagttataaaaaattaatttatcaacccatttttttttatttcgtataacattttggtataaatttattaacaggttcgaatttaaaaaaaaatcaatttacgaCTTTAATTTTAGAAAAGCATCAGTAATTTCGTTTCCTTATTCGACAAACTCATATTTCGCTTTCTTATAACtttgattttggtttttatgttgcaatgtactttgtttacttttattttgttttggaattagTTTACttcgatataaaatttttcgatttacatttgttttgtttattttgtgtgcATGTTAAGTGTTAAAATTCGTGCAAATTTTAACACCCTTAAGCTATTAACAACCACAAAAGGCTAACGAAACAATTGGTGGCGAATAATTTGCGTTAATTTATTCTAAacattcacataaaaaaaaaaactattacaatCTTAAGATAATAGcccttttaaattttaacgatTTGCGTAGCATTAAagcaaaattcttaaaaaaccaAATCAATCTATAAAACTGAAGACGAAATAAACTGatgtcaaaataaacaaaacgcaAAATGAACTTTTTCGAAATAACTTATTGGACTTGTAATAAATAtgcgaaacaaataaaaaaaaaacaataaaaccataAGGCGAAGTTATAGTTGGACAAACTGATCGAAATACGaagtaaacaaaaaaccaaataaaggattgcgaacaaataaaaaataatggtgTGAAAAACGTAACACCAGaaattgaatttaagaaaaaaacgaaacaatAGACACCCGACTTAATAGGTATAGATCTTATATCGGTGGGAAATGTCTCGGTTATACCTAGATAAGATTGCAAAGAACAAATAACAGTAGCTTTTTAATAGATTTGTTATTAATATGATGCAGAGTGATTAACTGTAATTCCACCAAATTTGTTCCCATTCAACCAATGAGGGACTCTTTTAGAACATCACCCCTATTACCCCCcgatcaattgatagttgataaaaaataaatttggatCTCTTATTATCTAATttgcaaacaatttaaaaacaaagaatGATGCCAACcgttattatttgaaatgtaattgaaaaattccgttaaaaaaatgatcagtatttatcaactatcaattgatagttgataatcGTAATAGGGGTTTATGAGATCATGGCAATCCATATAGGATTGATAAAATTCGTTTTGAAAAAGGTTGCTCATAGAGCCCAATCAACAcaaagaaatttagaaaaactaTTTAGAATATTGTGAATAGCCAATAACCCAAACCCTAACCCTCAAAATAGAAAAGAGTACGAAAGaataaatactttttgtttaaaagtcCTGAAAATGTATTAGTATAGCTGATGCTGAATATCATAGAAATATCTATATGAACTTTTCATAGTACTTACTTTCTCCTTGCCGTGGAACAAAAAGATTATGAAGGTGACTGATGACTTTCCGGCAATACATATTTGGATCATCGCAAATCGGTTTTGGGACACTTATTCTTGGATTTGGATGTAATGCAGTCAACCATTCACAGTACACATTAACGCAATCTTTAATAGTTTCATGTTCTTGTAGTGGCAGTGATAAACCAAAACAAATGACATCCATACACCAAGTCACCTATAAAAAGATAGAAACCCAATAAACATCTTTTAGAGGTTTCAttcaatttcaaatcaaaaccTCTTCATCTTTAACCAAATGACTTGGTTCAGCATTTTGTGTTATACCCAAATTGGATGCCAGCTGCTTAACAACCGAAACAGCGACTTCTTTGCCCGCTGAAGCTGGAAATTTATTTAGCACACTCGAAGATTGTGCTTCGGCACTATTCGATGCAATAGTCGAAGATAGCGAAGCCCACTCCGAATACATAATGAAGAAATGAATTTGgtaatgaaatgaaaataatcatatgcaaatttgtaaaaaaaaaaacaggaaatcaATCTACGTGAGCATTTCCCAACcggagtttttctttttttatactgTTCTTATGGGcacatttttgtgttttcattcaaaatagtTTTGTAGTAAGTTtcttgaatatatttttatatttttcatcagTAAATACTAGGAATAAAggtttaatggttttattaatAAGTTATAGAAACATATATATAGgttttttctaagaaataaacaaaaaattagcttttggaaaaattttgcgtacaaatttttcaacttttttccacAACTGACAGttcgatttcatttttttttttatgtgacatttgtggaaaacttttatttttttgtacaggGATGTTAGGTGTGAATAAGGTAGGGTAAGTTTGCAGAATGTTGGtaattcatataatttacaatttgtttttttgtttattttgacaaGAGTGACGTTTatatgactgttctaacttgttctgacgtttctcacgaaactgtgctttcctgtcctgttctgatctagaaaaatcctcgttGAACATACTTCATAAGTAAAAGTAAAAGATTTAAGTTCTGTTTGATTTGTTTATAGCAGATTTTAATTTTCGAagtttcataatagaaatttataaaagttcGAACTCCTgaataagcctggtacgctgatcgcgctaaattttagctgagataaaattcccatacaagttatcgataacttgtatgggatccattttatctcggctaaaaattttcgataatttgtatggaagctaaaatttagcgcgagcagcgtaccaggctatacCAATTATAAAGGTCTTTTATGGTTGAGATCTTTTATCATTCATATAACAGAAAATTCATAGCAGAATAAAAGATTTTGCGGAATAGGcccaatttaattttatttgaacatgaattttgttttgttctagTGTAAgattgttttgtttaatatttttttttgaaagattttttttgcactgAATCTGGGTTGTATATTGTATTACTTTTGAATAGAATGCCATAGAAACTGCTTCAATATACATACCTATTTTCGTTACcgcttcaattttatttaatcatgaCTATTACCAAAGATGCAGTGATTCACTCGCAGGGATAAactactcgatccgcaaccaaatcaaatttcaatccgtgaactccccgggatgaactgtattatcgatccACAAAAACACACTAAACTGTTTACCGACATAATTATGTGATTGTTGACACTTACAAAGTCAAATGTCATTCTAGCACTTCCTCAACGGTGGGTTATGGTAATACGAAATCTTTCCCGCCgcagtgcatctgcgtcttcggtaatacgcgtccaaaacgcgtttcagacacgtttttGATGCCTTTTGGACGCATTTcaaacgtgtctgaaacgcgtccgaaacgcgtcgaaAACGCATCCGCAACGCGTCCATAactcgtctgaaacgcgtccaaaacacgtcctaaatgcgtctaaaacgcgtccgaaacgcgtaaaaaacgcgtctgaaacgcgtataaaacgcgtccaaaacgcgtctaaagcgcgtccgaaacgcgtccaaaacgcgtccaaaatgcgtccaaaacgcgtccgaaacgcgtctgaaacccgtccaaaacgcgtcctaatcgcgtccaaaacgcgtccaaaatgcgtcttaaacgcgtccgaaacgcgtctgaaacgcttctaaaacgcgtctgaaacgagTTTGTTGTTGTAACtgtcattattttatttttctcatgtCTTACCTTATTACTACTTTTGgctatttaaaaattctgtggCCACAATAACAATAaccgttaagaaaaaaaaatatttgagtgGTTTTATTATGCTTTCCAtttttaacggccatattattcactctggatttagtttggatttaagttaattttaaatccaatccattaaatctgaatttcataaatccaaggatttaattttttggtcatattattcactcaaaaaaaaattatatgtttattcaataaattttgtataattagcatttatctttatttttccttcacaaaatacgtgaaaaaacatctgaacactgtgaaaattaattttacatctggatttataaagttaaacagacctccagagagcagtttaaatttgtttggatttaacgagattggatttaaaaaattggatttaagattggatttaagtagtgattattatggaattggatttatttttgacatttgacattgtttacatccagat
Proteins encoded in this region:
- the LOC129920419 gene encoding ral GTPase-activating protein subunit beta isoform X11, which produces MYSEWASLSSTIASNSAEAQSSSVLNKFPASAGKEVAVSVVKQLASNLGITQNAEPSHLVKDEEVTWCMDVICFGLSLPLQEHETIKDCVNVYCEWLTALHPNPRISVPKPICDDPNMYCRKVISHLHNLFVPRQGEILPFLYQPLGADKINRQAVLCHRVLRTLQQTAQISQTMNRDTWESLLLFLLAINEILLAPPTVKDDVGDQLCERVLSVLFEVWLLACVRCFPSPSLWKTLQESCLLWRHRIALIEQWNRVNLALTSRLINFMYGPTFPELKISDEDAQLIPSGITNDCIAQTWYRFLRTIGNPTALCYPHVISKSSHFMQWALTRDKGAEPYQHPCLLLLPQIFLKAIKGISSQVDAFLGIYQPSHSHDENITNLMDIRSSLSDAIHGLSKAALIGLTSSRSQSTQPPLTPTSGPPSSTLPSMGSEPRPPLAPTRPLCNSVLHLFGEWLFEAAYIGGESWLANAKRQASEASKRPSSMVMENRKGSISLSHPNSNNDPANLPRGLTIDKFESGRAEAIGALCKIFCSKKTGEEILPVYLARFYMALQQCMKIVESKECDETLASILLNSSDLFRLDLDGIHVLLPAFISALEVVLPDKDLKIKSLAVNYNRIELRRASINILLSMLALPLHFQTLQIRDLNNEHPEKILTFIQLKPRLVNILMNALQVETDAQNTHMLLGGLLLTVQDSVNFEENEMKRDEPTSSPPPGETNIFSSACSERSASIASGGNISLGPQSTANIGSVNASGGSGHFAKTSFGRDSSSQHDYPSLTVSDDFPVELLQEFETASVYDNAHALFVRATYLVCHRLISSWKTDLNVSLAALELLSGLARLEIRDSEQLVAIEEPSQNLTIISTDALECKRAVKWICDYICYQCSRPPPAHSKDLHSTIVAAFQCTSAWLMQHPYLLQDQDCFKTVIEVVELGISGSKSIGKPGEPPKYKDQKELKPVSMRVRDAADILLTIIMEQVGYFPKECGASETISSLLDEVRLVKFCNSVDAKTVTTEQAIQKFKYFVTENNSILALLEEPLGNVEDPQPSLTLLLRSPFGRHVWNLQMRYLPRSKSGKKHTPVNPGRPVPMNDPPKRVEVIQKNYPDGVEKAKPCAADFSIPTLDKVREQYGSDLMNHWDKLIENQAIQEKQCWKAIENSGEVLHRTPECVPPTPVHEYQTARLFLSQFGFISYEPEEKMSEIPGYRQLIALDSDRKNFAQDINFLDRLSTRSHDTVHVFYMKSGQKTAEEIIGNMNAENIKSLSHNFGKMLLTLGWPVDIQDHCGWTGSVSTSWILRNKNEKPREESNDLRFNGKSSVLYWADVSSEIAFVVPTEFNRQKQTTTSTLTTTTDGSCLSHSASDKSVWNEKNVSADAASSKSTVTGAKPRTLSLELDQSKEPIPPTRRKNVTKPLLLPQPPAKILVIWIESYEDHLNFPIDDLLCYTSTGEESQISQTPKASDCHVIFLHALQSGLLRVKLQGPSGRMSFATPLVDGMVLSRRVVGNLVRQTAHNMAKRRRLDHDGFQPPHVRRRLKVQDIIQKYKFNFTQPELIAHLFKKSA